In Syntrophorhabdaceae bacterium, a single window of DNA contains:
- a CDS encoding adenylate kinase, with protein sequence MRIVLLGAPGAGKGTIAKMLTDYDGSVQISTGDILRNAVQAGSDLGKEAKGYMERGELVPDKLIMDIMEVRLKEPDCAKGFLLDGFPRTIPQAEALKKLLQKLNIKLDLVVNIDVPKEVILDRLTTRRTCSNPDCQEIYNIKSKPPKADGTCVKCGAPAVQRADETEEAITKRLETYNEKTAPLIEFYRKEGL encoded by the coding sequence ATGAGAATAGTTCTGTTAGGTGCGCCGGGCGCTGGAAAGGGTACCATAGCAAAGATGCTCACCGATTATGACGGATCAGTGCAGATTTCAACAGGAGATATCTTAAGAAACGCCGTCCAAGCGGGAAGCGACCTTGGCAAAGAGGCCAAAGGTTATATGGAGCGAGGTGAACTCGTTCCTGATAAACTCATCATGGACATTATGGAAGTGCGACTTAAAGAGCCTGATTGCGCCAAAGGGTTTCTTCTCGATGGGTTTCCGAGGACCATACCTCAGGCAGAGGCGTTAAAGAAGCTTCTCCAGAAGTTGAATATCAAACTGGACCTGGTCGTGAATATCGACGTGCCCAAAGAGGTCATTCTCGACAGGCTGACAACGAGGAGGACATGCTCCAATCCTGACTGCCAGGAAATCTATAATATTAAGAGCAAGCCGCCCAAGGCGGACGGGACATGTGTCAAATGCGGCGCCCCGGCGGTGCAGCGCGCGGATGAAACTGAAGAGGCCATCACCAAGCGTCTTGAGACATACAATGAGAAGACGGCGCCCCTTATCGAGTTCTACCGGAAAGAAGGTCTCTT